In Pectinophora gossypiella chromosome 17, ilPecGoss1.1, whole genome shotgun sequence, one DNA window encodes the following:
- the LOC126374374 gene encoding hydroxymethylglutaryl-CoA synthase 1, which produces MGNKVENVGILAIDLYFPSQYVDQTDLEEYDEVAAGKYTIGLGQSNMGFCSDREDINSLCMTALHRLLKRNNIDLHDIGRLEVGTETIIDKSKSVKSFLMTLFAKEGATDIEGIDTTNACYGGTAALFNAINWVESSSWDGRKAIVVAGDIAVYGKGPARPTGGAGAVAMLIGPDAPLVFDCGVRASYMTHAYDFYKPDLSSEFPYVDGKLSIQCYLSALDNCYNLFCKKMRKVDPEFKGLLSLDGMLFHTPYCKLVQKSLARVSFNDFLNASLEDREKQFPGLSQFDNHSREETYFDREVEKAFMTYSKDLFEEKTKPSLHIARNVGNMYTASLYGGLASYLISKSPDQLIGKKFGLFSYGSGLASTMYSINICKDMSAGSKLAKLINSLHDSLSMLDKRICVPPTEFSEIMDVRTKNYHTAPYEPSGPIDVLFPGTYYLVKIDDQRRRTYNRKD; this is translated from the coding sequence ATGGGCAATAAAGTGGAAAACGTCGGCATTTTAGCCATTGATTTATACTTCCCGTCGCAATATGTGGACCAAACCGATCTGGAAGAGTACGACGAAGTCGCCGCCGGAAAATACACAATTGGACTGGGACAAAGCAATATGGGCTTCTGTTCTGACAGGGAAGATATCAACTCTCTCTGCATGACTGCTCTCCACAGGCTGCTGAAGAGGAACAACATTGACCTGCATGATATTGGACGGCTGGAGGTCGGTACTGAGACTATTATAGATAAGAGCAAAAGTGTGAAATCTTTTCTTATGACCTTATTTGCCAAAGAAGGTGCTACGGACATTGAGGGTATTGACACAACAAATGCTTGTTATGGAGGAACTGCTGCTCTCTTTAATGCTATTAATTGGGTTGAGTCATCATCATGGGATGGAAGGAAGGCAATAGTAGTGGCTGGTGATATTGCAGTGTATGGAAAAGGTCCTGCTAGACCCACAGGAGGTGCTGGTGCTGTGGCAATGTTGATTGGACCAGATGCACCACTGGTGTTTGACTGTGGAGTAAGGGCTTCATACATGACACATGCCTATGACTTTTATAAACCTGATTTGTCTTCAGAGTTCCCCTATGTAGATGGAAAACTATCAATTCAATGCTACCTCAGTGCTCtagataattgttataatttattcTGTAAGAAAATGAGGAAAGTGGACCCTGAGTTCAAGGGTTTGCTGAGTCTAGACGGGATGCTGTTTCATACTCCATATTGCAAACTTGTTCAGAAATCATTAGCAAGAGTTTCCTTTAATGACTTTTTGAATGCATCACTAGAGGACCGTGAGAAACAGTTCCCAGGACTCTCTCAATTCGACAACCACAGTAGAGAGGAAACATACTTTGACCGGGAGGTAGAGAAAGCTTTCATGACATATAGCAAAGATTTATTTGAAGAAAAAACTAAACCGTCACTACATATAGCGCGTAATGTAGGAAACATGTACACTGCATCATTGTATGGAGGTCTTGCATcatatttaataagtaaatcACCGGATCAATTAATTGGCAAGAAGTTTGGATTGTTTTCATATGGATCTGGGCTGGCCTCTACAATGTattcaataaatatttgtaaagaCATGAGTGCAGGGTCTAAGTTGGCAAAGTTAATCAATTCCCTTCATGATTCATTATCTATGTTAGATAAGAGGATATGTGTGCCACCTACGGAGTTTTCAGAGATAATGGATGTGAGGACAAAGAACTACCACACAGCCCCATATGAGCCATCCGGTCCCATTGATGTGTTATTCCCTGGTACCTATTACCTTGTTAAAATTGACGACCAAAGAAGGCGCACATATAATAGAAAAGATTGA
- the LOC126374446 gene encoding calphotin-like yields MKSLLIAFAVIAVAVAGPAGRGLIVPGPAGPAPVIDADNQPINVVDTPIAVGPAIVDGLTPIAIGPAIVDDFQPIAIGPAIVDEFQPIVIGPAIVEDIQEVNPAPVVVGPTPAAEASQSSPLVQIIVNVNAGNPAGVISPEAVVKPEAVAEPEIAPEPVSVVEQPILIPTPVVLPQPVAPVVVPEPVVVVEEPSLPEPVIVVEPSLPVAPTPIGVGEPVLPIGVQPVVLPETLN; encoded by the coding sequence ATGAAATCCCTGCTGATTGCTTTCGCCGTCATTGCCGTGGCCGTGGCTGGCCCCGCCGGACGTGGCTTGATCGTCCCAGGCCCCGCTGGACCCGCCCCCGTCATCGACGCCGACAACCAACCCATCAATGTCGTTGACACCCCCATTGCCGTGGGACCCGCCATCGTCGATGGATTGACCCCTATCGCCATTGGACCCGCCATCGTTGATGACTTCCAGCCCATCGCCATCGGGCCCGCCATCGTTGACGAATTCCAGCCCATCGTTATTGGACCTGCTATCGTTGAGGACATCCAGGAGGTTAACCCTGCCCCCGTCGTCGTCGGACCCACCCCCGCTGCTGAGGCTTCTCAGAGCTCTCCCCTCGTCCAGATCATCGTGAACGTGAACGCCGGCAACCCCGCCGGAGTCATCTCCCCCGAGGCCGTCGTTAAGCCCGAGGCCGTCGCTGAGCCCGAGATCGCTCCTGAGCCCGTCTCCGTCGTGGAGCAGCCCATCCTCATCCCCACCCCCGTGGTGCTCCCCCAGCCCGTGGCGCCCGTCGTCGTCCCTGAGCCCGTGGTCGTTGTTGAGGAGCCTTCTCTGCCCGAGCCCGTGATCGTTGTTGAACCCTCTCTGCCCGTGGCTCCCACCCCCATCGGCGTCGGCGAGCCCGTCCTCCCCATCGGCGTGCAGCCCGTCGTCCTCCCTGAGACCCTCAACTAA
- the LOC126374387 gene encoding uncharacterized protein LOC126374387 — protein sequence MKLLVFAVALLAVSVQSVPLTTHDVSLTSEGNSVNPLVQLYININKSIANLVAVEGLPETEPSPVGTPVSVVDTIEADKPIIITPGFETAPGSPVAPVAPVVVPEVPSPVVIAPGFETAPGDAPVAVFPVGGQETPVVVAPGFETAPGSPVGPVAPVVVPETPSPVVIAPGFETAPGSPVAPVAPVVVPEVPSPAVIAPGFETAPIEAPVAVFPVGGQESPVVITPGFETPAVETPVVIAPGFETNPGSPVAPVAPVVIPEVPNPVVIVPGFETPAVETPVVIAPGFETAPGSPVAPVAPVVVPEVPSPVVVAPGFETAPVDAPVAVFPVGGQETPVVPEPVNVVDTVGPVETNPAPAITNNYFVNVYNFIVGKDSAASTLSYLPQPLQQLFARRS from the coding sequence ATGAAACTGCTTGTGTTTGCTGTGGCATTATTGGCCGTGTCAGTGCAGTCTGTGCCGCTGACGACCCATGACGTCTCTCTGACGTCAGAAGGGAACTCCGTCAACCCTCTGGTTCAGTTGTACATAAACATCAACAAGAGTATCGCCAACCTCGTAGCTGTCGAAGGTTTGCCTGAAACTGAGCCTTCTCCTGTGGGTACACCGGTGTCAGTTGTAGATACAATTGAAGCAGATAAGCCTATCATTATAACTCCTGGCTTTGAAACTGCCCCCGGAAGCCCTGTAGCTCCTGTCGCTCCTGTGGTAGTCCCTGAAGTCCCAAGCCCAGTGGTTATCGCgcctggattcgaaactgctcCTGGCGATGCTCCAGTGGCCGTTTTCCCTGTAGGTGGACAAGAAACTCCAGTGGTCGTTGCccctggattcgaaactgctcCCGGAAGCCCTGTAGGTCCTGTTGCACCTGTAGTAGTCCCTGAGACTCCAAGCCCTGTGGTTATTGCTCCTGGATTTGAAACTGCTCCTGGAAGTCCAGTCGCTCCCGTCGCTCCTGTAGTAGTCCCTGAGGTCCCATCCCCAGCTGTCATCGCCCCTGGCTTTGAAACTGCTCCTATTGAGGCTCCGGTAGCGGTATTCCCCGTAGGAGGACAAGAAAGTCCGGTAGTAATTACACCTGGATTTGAAACTCCCGCTGTTGAGACTCCAGTAGTGATCGCCCCAGGATTCGAAACTAACCCCGGAAGTCCCGTAGCACCTGTCGCTCCTGTGGTAATTCCTGAAGTGCCAAACCCAGTGGTCATAGTCCCTGGATTCGAAACTCCCGCTGTTGAGACTCCAGTTGTGATCGCACCGGGTTTTGAAACTGCTCCCGGAAGTCCTGTCGCTCCCGTCGCTCCTGTAGTAGTCCCTGAGGTCCCGAGCCCAGTGGTTGTTGCCCCTGGTTTCGAAACTGCCCCAGTTGATGCTCCAGTAGCGGTATTCCCCGTAGGAGGACAAGAAACCCCAGTTGTACCGGAGCCAGTGAATGTCGTAGACACAGTTGGTCCTGTTGAAACTAACCCTGCGCCTGCTATTACTAACAACTACTTCGTAAACGTCTACAACTTTATCGTGGGCAAGGACTCCGCGGCTTCTACACTCTCATACCTCCCTCAGCCCCTGCAACAGCTGTTCGCTCGCCGATCGTAA
- the LOC126374437 gene encoding calphotin-like has protein sequence MKYFIAIALIAAVASAGVIKPTGVAESQQIQEILAAINSPSTDPATAALLEQMLLEALGVQPIQVGPAIVDQIGVSPIVVDQLPEINPSPAIIDPSPAIVDPSPAIVDPSPAIVDPTPAVVVPVAAESSPLVQIIVNVNAANAGGNPAGVISPEAVVEPEAVAEPEIAPEPVSVVEQPILIPTPVVLPQPVAPVVVPEPVIVVEEPSLPEPVIVVEPSLPVAPTPIGVGEPVLPIGVQPVVLPETLN, from the coding sequence ATGAAGTACTTCATTGCTATTGCTCTGATCGCCGCCGTGGCGTCGGCGGGCGTCATCAAGCCTACCGGTGTCGCTGAGAGCCAGCAGATCCAGGAGATCCTCGCGGCCATCAACAGCCCCAGCACCGACCCCGCAACCGCCGCCCTGCTCGAACAGATGCTGCTCGAAGCCCTCGGCGTTCAGCCCATTCAAGTCGGACCCGCTATCGTTGACCAAATCGGTGTCAGCCCCATCGTTGTTGATCAACTTCCAGAGATCAACCCCTCTCCCGCGATCATCGACCCCAGCCCAGCCATTGTTGACCCTAGCCCCGCCATTGTTGATCCTAGCCCCGCCATCGTCGACCCCACCCCCGCTGTCGTTGTCCCCGTTGCTGCTGAGAGCTCTCCCCTTGTCCAGATCATCGTGAACGTGAACGCCGCCAACGCCGGCGGCAACCCCGCCGGAGTCATCTCCCCCGAGGCCGTCGTTGAGCCCGAGGCCGTCGCTGAGCCCGAGATCGCTCCTGAGCCCGTCTCCGTCGTGGAGCAGCCCATCCTCATCCCCACCCCCGTGGTGCTCCCCCAGCCCGTGGCGCCCGTCGTCGTCCCTGAGCCCGTGATCGTTGTCGAGGAGCCTTCTCTGCCCGAGCCGGTGATCGTTGTTGAGCCCTCTCTGCCCGTGGCTCCCACCCCCATCGGCGTCGGCGAGCCCGTCCTCCCCATCGGCGTGCAGCCCGTCGTCCTCCCTGAGACCCTCAACTAA
- the LOC126374434 gene encoding calphotin-like, which translates to MKYFIAVALIAAVASAGVIKPIGVVEEVHQIQEIINAINSPSTDPATAALLEQMLLEALGQQPIQPGPAIVEPNPSEPISVGPAIVEGISPISVGPAIIDFPLPDGGAVTELEPTPAVVAPAPVVVGPIPAAEASESSPLVQIIVNVNAANAGSNPAGVISPEAVVKPEAVAEPEITPEPVSVVEQPILIPTPVVLPQPVAPVVVPEPVVVVEEPSLPEPVIVVEPSLPVAPTPIGVGEPVLPIGVQPVVLPETLN; encoded by the coding sequence ATGAAATACTTCATCGCTGTCGCACTAATCGCCGCCGTGGCGTCGGCGGGCGTCATCAAGCCTATCGGTGTCGTCGAGGAGGTTCATCAAATCCAGGAAATCATCAACGCCATCAACAGCCCCAGCACCGATCCCGCCACCGCCGCCCTTCTTGAACAGATGCTGCTCGAAGCTCTCGGCCAGCAGCCCATTCAACCCGGACCTGCCATCGTCGAGCCGAACCCCTCTGAACCGATCTCCGTCGGACCCGCTATCGTTGAAGGCATCAGCCCCATCTCCGTTGGGCCCGCAATCATCGACTTCCCCCTCCCCGATGGCGGCGCCGTCACCGAGTTGGAGCCTACTCCCGCTGTCGTCGCCCCCGCCCCCGTCGTCGTGGGACCCATACCCGCTGCTGAGGCTTCCGAGAGCTCTCCCCTTGTCCAGATCATCGTGAACGTGAACGCTGCCAACGCCGGCAGCAACCCCGCCGGAGTCATCTCCCCCGAGGCCGTCGTTAAGCCCGAGGCCGTCGCTGAGCCCGAGATCACTCCTGAGCCCGTCTCCGTCGTGGAGCAGCCCATCCTCATCCCCACCCCCGTGGTGCTCCCCCAGCCCGTGGCGCCCGTCGTCGTCCCTGAGCCCGTGGTCGTTGTTGAGGAGCCTTCTCTGCCCGAGCCCGTGATCGTTGTTGAGCCCTCTCTGCCTGTGGCTCCCACCCCCATCGGCGTCGGCGAGCCCGTGCTCCCCATCGGCGTGCAGCCCGTCGTCCTCCCTGAGACCCTCAATTAA